A stretch of the uncultured Cohaesibacter sp. genome encodes the following:
- a CDS encoding c-type cytochrome, producing MDTNYLLFRRNTKIWLLSGLIGLASPFASAFVGSNASAVAQQLFEKGAFSDYSPNVENGKYMFAASGCAVCHASPNDPDVLSGGLKMETAIGEFYTPNISPSAQGIGGWSKAEFLNAVMRGVSPDGDHYYPTFPYTSYAGLKPQDVLDIQAYIATLPKSDNSPQAHKIGFPYNFQTTISLWKMSNEPTAAFVPGDNSPEARGKYLVEAAGHCNECHTPRDLTFNLEESQRFTGAKGLTGAFAPAITAEALSSVSATHFTENILGGAQKISGSAIADPMMFHLAKQLGTLSKEDRNAIYTYLTGKTPPAPKKQNFAQAACGVDEEVSLTDAGGDDALARKVDDFMGKYCRNCHGPGERAQGSYPAGDLTSIARDPVFVTPGNPEKSILYQSVAASRMPLGKMPSSEEIKILADWITSLGTQAAPAASLKASKPARNRDFVKREQIVRAALADLSKLDEQDRRHMRYFDLRSQYNVVHGCETAEQAQKRLKFYRGAFLKLLNSLSYGPRLLAPDPVEGTDGLLLRVDLRDLKWSEEDYNALVKDYIYGVAPDSDNELLSLALGTQTKLPIMRADWFMSNASKPKMYAKLLKLPDHIKTLETRLGIDAKRNIEDRRILRAGFFQGASAVSDHNRLLERHDMPLGGYYWKSYDFAGDVRHQNLKQFPHGPRNLGQLPLNFDPFEHDGGEMIFSLPNGMQAYYLSDGKGNAIQEGPTSVVSFRSRPIGKGITIVNGRSCFSCHADGIISKRDTMRAHIETSSLFSLDQRDFLLGMYVTQDELNRSYDQDRVRFMRALTDLGVSEKTPNGVERSMSSPDGTSEIITWYADLYEADMDFDAIAGEFDMTPDEFKDAIMRISDGETLRIALDWMRRLDAGLKVPRIELESHYAYMLGFLKQLKPLEAYQVANYKAEPTPIQREEYQQSLGTDYKVQRPDIKVLSEADNKTEDGKNSKLRLALHVPSTRVKVDDLLAFKLTANRACELQLFYVQEDGKVLEFPSAIVGDPHIIAGKAKQVPDPNSEHQARFSEPASVETLVAYCREGGLGNRRLSADDAYKLVQKNGPGAGAKALTFELVKRTKETKGKEAVHMVQFEVMP from the coding sequence ATGGACACCAACTATTTGCTCTTTCGCCGCAACACAAAGATCTGGCTGCTTTCTGGTCTGATCGGGCTTGCCAGTCCATTTGCCAGCGCGTTTGTCGGTTCGAATGCCTCTGCTGTCGCGCAACAATTGTTTGAAAAAGGCGCTTTTTCCGATTACAGCCCAAATGTCGAGAATGGCAAATATATGTTCGCGGCAAGTGGCTGTGCGGTCTGCCATGCCAGCCCAAATGACCCGGATGTTTTGTCCGGCGGGCTGAAGATGGAAACTGCCATCGGCGAATTCTATACCCCCAATATTTCCCCCAGTGCACAGGGCATTGGCGGCTGGTCCAAGGCCGAATTCCTCAATGCTGTGATGCGCGGCGTTTCACCCGACGGGGATCACTATTATCCAACCTTCCCCTATACATCGTATGCAGGCTTGAAGCCGCAAGACGTACTCGACATTCAAGCCTATATCGCGACCCTGCCAAAATCCGACAACAGTCCTCAGGCGCACAAAATCGGCTTTCCCTATAATTTCCAGACCACCATTTCGCTCTGGAAAATGTCCAACGAACCGACTGCGGCCTTTGTGCCCGGCGACAACAGCCCCGAAGCGCGCGGCAAATATCTGGTTGAAGCGGCAGGCCACTGCAATGAATGTCATACCCCGCGTGACCTCACTTTCAATCTGGAGGAAAGTCAGAGATTCACAGGTGCCAAGGGATTGACCGGTGCCTTCGCTCCGGCGATTACGGCAGAGGCGCTAAGTTCGGTTTCTGCGACACATTTTACCGAGAATATCCTTGGTGGTGCGCAGAAGATTTCCGGATCTGCCATCGCCGATCCCATGATGTTTCATCTGGCGAAACAATTGGGCACCCTGTCCAAGGAAGATCGCAATGCGATCTATACCTATCTGACCGGCAAAACCCCGCCTGCACCGAAGAAACAGAATTTCGCGCAAGCCGCTTGCGGGGTTGATGAAGAGGTCAGCCTGACAGATGCTGGCGGCGATGATGCCCTGGCCAGGAAGGTCGACGATTTCATGGGCAAATATTGTCGCAATTGTCATGGCCCCGGTGAACGCGCCCAAGGCTCGTACCCGGCTGGCGATCTGACATCCATTGCCCGTGATCCGGTTTTTGTGACCCCGGGCAACCCTGAAAAATCGATCCTTTATCAAAGTGTAGCGGCAAGCCGAATGCCTCTTGGCAAGATGCCCAGCAGTGAGGAGATCAAAATCCTTGCCGACTGGATCACCTCTCTTGGCACCCAAGCGGCCCCTGCTGCGTCTCTCAAGGCAAGCAAGCCCGCACGCAATCGAGACTTTGTCAAAAGGGAACAGATTGTGCGCGCTGCCTTGGCTGACTTGAGCAAGCTGGACGAGCAAGATCGACGCCACATGCGTTACTTCGATTTGCGCTCGCAATATAATGTAGTGCATGGCTGCGAGACCGCAGAACAAGCGCAGAAAAGGCTGAAATTCTACCGCGGCGCTTTTCTCAAACTGCTCAATTCGCTGTCCTATGGCCCGCGCCTGTTGGCGCCAGACCCTGTCGAAGGCACAGATGGCTTGCTCCTGCGGGTCGATCTGCGCGATTTGAAATGGTCCGAGGAGGACTATAACGCCCTCGTCAAAGACTATATTTACGGCGTCGCACCGGACAGCGACAACGAGTTATTGTCCCTTGCACTTGGCACGCAAACCAAGCTGCCCATCATGCGTGCGGACTGGTTCATGTCCAACGCCTCCAAGCCAAAGATGTATGCCAAATTGCTGAAGCTTCCAGACCATATCAAGACGCTGGAGACAAGGCTCGGCATTGACGCCAAACGCAACATCGAAGATCGTCGCATTCTGCGTGCAGGCTTCTTCCAAGGGGCGTCTGCGGTATCGGATCACAACCGCCTGCTTGAACGCCACGATATGCCGCTTGGTGGCTATTACTGGAAAAGCTATGACTTTGCTGGCGATGTGCGCCATCAAAATCTGAAGCAATTCCCCCATGGTCCGAGGAATTTGGGGCAGTTGCCGCTCAATTTCGATCCCTTTGAGCATGATGGCGGTGAAATGATTTTCTCGCTGCCAAACGGCATGCAGGCTTATTATCTCTCGGACGGCAAAGGCAATGCCATTCAGGAAGGTCCGACCAGCGTGGTTTCCTTCCGGTCTCGACCAATCGGCAAAGGCATTACAATTGTCAATGGCCGCTCCTGCTTCTCGTGCCATGCGGATGGCATCATCTCAAAGCGAGATACCATGCGAGCGCATATCGAGACCTCATCGCTCTTCTCGCTTGATCAGCGCGATTTTCTGCTCGGCATGTATGTCACGCAGGACGAACTGAACCGCTCCTATGATCAGGATCGTGTGCGCTTTATGCGGGCGCTGACAGATCTTGGGGTTTCGGAGAAAACTCCGAACGGGGTTGAGCGATCCATGAGTTCTCCGGACGGGACGAGTGAAATCATCACCTGGTATGCGGATCTCTATGAGGCCGACATGGACTTTGATGCCATTGCTGGTGAATTCGACATGACGCCGGACGAATTCAAAGATGCCATCATGCGGATTTCCGATGGCGAAACCTTGCGCATCGCCCTTGACTGGATGCGAAGACTGGATGCAGGCCTCAAGGTGCCTCGTATCGAGCTGGAGAGCCACTATGCCTATATGCTGGGCTTCCTCAAGCAGCTCAAGCCGCTTGAGGCCTATCAGGTTGCCAATTACAAGGCTGAGCCGACACCGATCCAGCGTGAGGAATATCAACAATCCCTTGGCACCGATTACAAGGTCCAGCGCCCGGATATCAAAGTGCTGTCAGAGGCGGACAACAAGACCGAAGACGGTAAAAATAGCAAGTTGCGGCTCGCTCTGCATGTGCCTTCGACCCGCGTCAAGGTCGATGATCTGCTGGCCTTTAAACTGACGGCCAACCGGGCTTGCGAATTGCAGCTCTTCTATGTGCAGGAAGATGGCAAGGTTCTTGAATTCCCAAGTGCCATTGTCGGCGATCCGCATATCATTGCCGGCAAGGCCAAGCAGGTTCCGGATCCGAACTCCGAGCATCAGGCGCGTTTCAGTGAGCCTGCCTCGGTTGAAACCTTGGTGGCCTATTGCCGCGAAGGCGGGCTTGGAAACAGACGCCTGTCTGCTGATGATGCATACAAGCTGGTGCAGAAAAACGGCCCCGGTGCCGGGGCAAAGGCCCTGACGTTTGAATTGGTGAAACGCACCAAAGAGACCAAGGGCAAAGAAGCCGTTCACATGGTCCAATTCGAAGTCATGCCTTAG
- a CDS encoding OmpA family protein, with translation MNKFQTRLLFIAGLLLSCGWILPVNAACNSADAALKALKESDLKAGEAVIAASLSNRDCSAEERQQTFRYASLIKFNQISAAIQGGAPLEQFEDALGDWEKAGASWQIFDALGDIARKKKDFAKAADYYLIALEEASDATHTPDWMAPDEAYIRHLDKSATEMRLASNAPPRLSIRSGCKISYRSVTIRKKTTPIRFKFGKAEFADHSEAAAMDLFKCLQSVGAKGVTLVGHTDPVGSDDVNQELSERRAERLASFLLNQGFKGDIATVGKGESEPFKVDDPTAYDTETLNQMHRRVDANIIR, from the coding sequence ATGAACAAATTTCAAACACGTCTTCTATTCATCGCCGGGCTGCTGCTGTCCTGTGGCTGGATCTTACCCGTCAATGCTGCCTGCAATAGCGCGGATGCGGCGCTCAAGGCCCTCAAGGAGAGCGATCTCAAAGCTGGGGAGGCTGTGATCGCCGCCTCCCTCAGCAACCGCGATTGCTCTGCTGAAGAGCGACAACAGACCTTTAGATATGCCTCGCTTATCAAGTTCAATCAGATCAGCGCCGCCATCCAAGGAGGCGCGCCGCTTGAACAATTCGAGGACGCGCTTGGCGACTGGGAGAAAGCCGGAGCCTCCTGGCAGATTTTCGACGCCCTTGGTGACATTGCGCGCAAGAAGAAAGACTTTGCCAAGGCCGCGGATTATTATCTGATTGCCTTGGAAGAAGCGTCAGACGCGACCCATACGCCGGACTGGATGGCTCCGGACGAAGCCTATATTCGGCATCTTGACAAATCTGCGACCGAAATGCGTCTCGCCTCCAATGCACCGCCTCGCCTGTCGATTAGAAGCGGCTGCAAGATTTCCTATCGCTCGGTAACGATCCGTAAGAAAACCACCCCTATTCGCTTCAAGTTTGGCAAAGCCGAATTTGCCGATCACAGCGAAGCCGCCGCGATGGACCTTTTCAAATGTCTTCAGTCTGTTGGCGCCAAGGGAGTGACGTTGGTTGGCCATACGGACCCGGTCGGCAGCGATGACGTCAATCAAGAGCTCTCCGAGCGACGGGCTGAGAGGCTTGCCAGCTTCTTGTTAAATCAAGGCTTTAAGGGCGACATCGCAACAGTGGGCAAAGGGGAAAGCGAACCTTTCAAGGTCGATGATCCCACCGCCTATGACACAGAGACCCTTAATCAAATGCATAGGCGTGTCGATGCCAATATCATTCGATAG
- a CDS encoding caspase family protein: MPISFDSSFPALRCLKAGIAAFACVCGLMGGVQSATAASYALVVGINEYQAENNLDGAVADAQDIASALRSYGVDELVLLLNQDASRDAIKTNLNRMINAASPGDSLIFTYAGHGAQAPEAIAGSEPDGKDEFFLLSAFDRTKPEEMKNNQILDDEIREWLLVADRKKLNTIFVADSCHSGGMSRSILKSRLAPAVSVPVGANNDAALAASRIREKDFRNTLFLSASLESDPAPEVWIDGAARGALSYAFAMALRPENGAGLDKNQNGRIERLELTDYVLGLVKARAENMQTANFSPRSENVMRAVAFEKAPKAGTGAGIEQLESFSLADLQDQQAAVETEIPKIPFEDPSSAGAIEGVFAHDDHAFRWDASDGRMITPFGDVAASGLKASQLQKVIDKFRLIEALKNRQTHNGTVSINLLPFSPLYKRGERISLSVEGVHEGQISLFNLPNDGTVQPLGTYSAKARQLISLGDFEIVPPFGADHVVALAADDVTTKAIDDLFGTIPDMTATDLLARLPSLSAKAKIGIQPFYTKDRP, translated from the coding sequence ATGCCAATATCATTCGATAGTTCGTTCCCGGCGCTTCGCTGCCTTAAGGCCGGGATCGCGGCTTTTGCCTGTGTCTGTGGCCTTATGGGAGGTGTCCAGTCCGCGACAGCTGCGAGCTATGCGCTTGTGGTGGGCATCAATGAGTATCAGGCGGAGAACAATCTCGATGGAGCGGTTGCCGATGCGCAAGACATCGCATCGGCTTTGCGGTCCTATGGTGTTGATGAACTGGTTCTGTTGCTCAATCAGGACGCGTCCCGAGATGCGATTAAGACCAATCTGAATCGAATGATCAACGCAGCCAGCCCCGGAGACAGTTTGATCTTCACTTATGCAGGTCACGGGGCACAGGCACCCGAAGCGATTGCCGGATCTGAGCCGGATGGGAAAGACGAGTTTTTCCTGCTCTCGGCCTTTGATCGGACCAAGCCCGAAGAGATGAAAAACAACCAAATTCTGGATGACGAAATCCGTGAGTGGTTGCTGGTGGCCGACCGCAAGAAACTCAATACCATCTTTGTTGCCGACAGTTGTCATTCCGGCGGCATGTCGCGATCCATCCTGAAGTCCCGTCTGGCACCTGCGGTGAGTGTGCCAGTTGGGGCCAACAATGATGCGGCTCTTGCAGCCTCCCGGATCAGGGAAAAGGATTTCCGCAACACGTTGTTTTTGTCCGCATCGCTTGAGTCCGATCCTGCGCCGGAAGTTTGGATCGATGGGGCCGCGCGCGGTGCCCTGAGTTATGCCTTTGCAATGGCTCTTAGACCAGAGAATGGTGCCGGTCTTGACAAGAACCAGAATGGCCGCATTGAGCGGCTTGAGCTGACAGATTATGTTTTGGGGCTGGTTAAGGCGCGCGCTGAAAATATGCAAACGGCAAACTTTTCCCCGCGGTCGGAAAATGTGATGCGTGCAGTTGCCTTTGAGAAGGCTCCCAAGGCTGGGACGGGTGCTGGCATTGAGCAGCTAGAAAGCTTCTCACTTGCAGATCTTCAAGATCAGCAAGCAGCCGTTGAGACCGAGATTCCAAAGATCCCGTTTGAAGATCCATCCAGTGCTGGGGCCATTGAGGGTGTTTTCGCCCATGACGACCACGCCTTCCGCTGGGATGCCTCCGATGGACGCATGATCACGCCCTTTGGTGACGTTGCGGCGAGCGGCCTGAAGGCGTCACAGCTTCAGAAAGTGATTGACAAATTCCGCCTGATTGAAGCTTTGAAAAACCGCCAGACGCACAACGGAACCGTTTCCATCAATCTTCTTCCCTTCTCGCCGCTCTATAAACGGGGTGAGCGCATTTCGCTTTCGGTGGAAGGCGTCCACGAAGGCCAGATAAGTCTGTTCAATTTGCCCAATGATGGCACCGTGCAACCGCTTGGGACATATTCCGCCAAGGCGAGGCAATTGATCAGTCTGGGGGACTTTGAGATCGTGCCGCCTTTTGGGGCTGACCATGTTGTGGCTCTGGCCGCAGACGACGTCACCACAAAAGCCATCGACGATCTCTTTGGTACCATTCCCGATATGACCGCAACGGATCTGCTCGCCCGCTTGCCCTCCCTGTCGGCCAAGGCAAAAATCGGCATTCAACCTTTCTATACAAAGGATCGGCCATGA
- a CDS encoding caspase family protein, with the protein MKTREPLAQLMLAALMLLGVLATGASAKNRALLIGVGTYANLSADLFLKGPKNDVQLIKHLLQAKMGYQPDDIKILSDKGATKQAIEDTFRSWLIEGTSEGDKVYFYFSGHGIQVRDRDGDESDQTDEALAPYDLKIGKDDFLNAITDDEIAKLLNDLKGRAVTVVVDACHSGTITRSLTRSQPPVGARYLVHQNQKIKNPPAATRALSFEPKTLDKPQGIISLSAAAPHQLAFDDLRKKDDGRTGVFTGAYVAGILGGEADKNKNGSVSFSELLAHLRKESDIYCKQDPSCQGLTPVMEVPEDALKYSVAPTSPTFTTAKPKKPASELELNPKVTQFTAYTLEDLKGNHTKPDNGYEVATEVLTDPSYNTLSLEIKPGTVLAEGQAFTVHVTSGVAGDLLLYDLDTKGKALQLFPNELSGKSTRISSGQPFFMPDDDYGFDFEAGKPGGYILAIVINDRLALDAFAPKSLGLTDYQDTAKLLGVIGKQLSDYVVDSQGDDVTARPVHWAYGLIKYEVH; encoded by the coding sequence ATGAAGACGCGCGAACCACTTGCACAGCTCATGCTGGCTGCACTCATGCTCCTTGGTGTGCTTGCGACGGGTGCTTCAGCCAAAAATCGGGCCTTGCTGATCGGCGTTGGGACTTACGCGAACCTGTCGGCCGATCTGTTTCTTAAAGGGCCGAAAAATGATGTCCAATTGATCAAGCATCTGCTGCAAGCAAAGATGGGGTATCAACCAGACGACATTAAAATTCTGTCCGACAAAGGTGCCACCAAACAGGCGATTGAGGACACGTTCCGCTCTTGGCTGATTGAGGGGACGAGCGAAGGCGACAAGGTCTATTTCTATTTTTCAGGTCACGGAATACAGGTTAGGGATCGCGATGGAGATGAAAGCGATCAGACCGATGAAGCCCTCGCCCCTTATGATCTGAAAATCGGGAAGGATGACTTCCTCAACGCCATCACAGATGATGAAATCGCCAAGCTTTTGAACGATCTGAAAGGGCGTGCCGTGACGGTGGTTGTTGATGCCTGCCATTCGGGAACCATCACCCGCAGCCTGACCAGAAGTCAGCCTCCCGTTGGTGCACGCTATCTGGTTCATCAAAACCAGAAGATAAAAAACCCGCCTGCTGCAACACGGGCGCTGAGTTTTGAACCCAAAACACTCGACAAGCCACAGGGTATTATCAGTCTATCAGCTGCGGCCCCCCACCAATTGGCCTTTGATGACTTGCGGAAAAAGGACGATGGCAGGACGGGTGTCTTCACCGGGGCCTATGTTGCGGGCATTTTGGGAGGAGAAGCGGACAAGAACAAGAATGGCTCCGTGAGCTTTTCAGAGCTTCTCGCCCATTTGCGCAAGGAGTCAGATATCTATTGCAAGCAAGACCCGTCCTGTCAGGGACTGACACCCGTGATGGAGGTGCCGGAAGACGCGCTCAAATATTCCGTGGCTCCGACCTCTCCCACATTCACCACCGCAAAGCCAAAAAAACCTGCCTCAGAGCTGGAACTCAATCCCAAGGTCACGCAATTCACCGCCTACACGCTTGAGGATCTTAAAGGAAATCATACCAAGCCTGACAATGGCTACGAGGTCGCAACCGAAGTCTTGACGGATCCGAGCTACAATACATTGTCTCTGGAGATCAAACCGGGTACTGTTCTGGCCGAAGGTCAGGCCTTCACCGTGCATGTCACCTCGGGCGTCGCGGGCGATCTTCTCCTTTACGATCTCGACACCAAGGGGAAAGCCTTGCAGCTCTTTCCCAATGAGCTGAGCGGCAAAAGCACGCGCATTTCCAGCGGGCAACCCTTTTTCATGCCCGATGACGACTATGGCTTTGATTTTGAAGCAGGCAAGCCGGGCGGTTATATATTGGCAATCGTCATCAACGATCGTCTGGCGCTGGATGCCTTTGCACCCAAATCCCTTGGCCTCACGGACTATCAGGACACGGCCAAATTATTGGGTGTGATCGGTAAGCAGCTGTCCGACTATGTCGTAGATAGCCAGGGGGATGACGTGACGGCTCGTCCGGTCCACTGGGCCTATGGTCTGATCAAGTATGAGGTGCATTGA
- a CDS encoding caspase family protein: MIACFRIVLLFCGLLIASPTLADDRYALIIGNGNYENAGTLPNALNDAKLLESTLNALGFKVKLVLDADEEAMGEALDALERHVKSSDVVALYYAGHGLQKDGENYLVPIDARLRSNSAIERETLRLQSFLDVMKDAPISLVFLDACRNNPLADALASSTGAKSRSVTRGLAVVRTTGDMLVTFATLPNTVASDGKGRNSPFAKALAKNLVTPDVEISVLMKRVTREVMAETANVQRPQQLSQMQAELYLAKSGSVASKGSMPSGNANKKQERTDLILSVYPPQVTTNEEISFFAVLPKTCEPIFLAISPSRKVTPIPTHFFKKEQTGHQLTRYEMSPGSRYGLIIQEQDERGHNWLGLLCAQQDVFSQKNARLTLLRTLHDRLEAGDTEGVINDVNKDAIAYSFSDILIK; this comes from the coding sequence ATGATTGCCTGCTTTAGAATTGTTCTCCTGTTTTGTGGTTTGCTTATAGCCTCGCCGACGCTGGCTGATGACCGCTATGCCCTGATCATCGGCAACGGCAATTATGAAAATGCAGGCACGCTTCCCAATGCGCTGAATGATGCAAAGCTGCTCGAAAGCACGCTCAACGCACTGGGCTTCAAAGTCAAACTGGTGCTCGATGCCGATGAAGAAGCAATGGGCGAGGCATTGGACGCATTGGAAAGGCACGTCAAATCCTCAGATGTCGTGGCTCTCTATTATGCCGGGCATGGGCTGCAAAAGGACGGCGAAAATTATCTCGTGCCCATCGATGCAAGGCTGCGTAGCAACAGCGCGATTGAGCGCGAGACACTGCGTCTGCAATCCTTTCTGGATGTGATGAAAGACGCCCCCATCAGCCTGGTCTTTCTCGATGCATGCAGAAACAATCCCTTGGCCGATGCCTTGGCCAGTTCTACAGGCGCGAAATCGCGCTCCGTCACACGAGGTCTTGCCGTCGTGCGAACGACTGGCGACATGCTGGTCACATTCGCCACCTTGCCAAACACCGTTGCGTCCGATGGCAAGGGACGCAATTCGCCCTTTGCCAAGGCACTGGCGAAAAATCTGGTTACACCCGATGTTGAAATTTCGGTTTTGATGAAGCGCGTCACGCGTGAAGTGATGGCCGAAACCGCCAACGTGCAACGCCCGCAACAGCTCTCTCAAATGCAGGCAGAGCTCTATTTGGCCAAAAGCGGATCGGTTGCATCAAAAGGATCGATGCCATCAGGCAATGCGAACAAGAAGCAGGAGCGGACTGATCTCATCCTCTCGGTCTACCCGCCGCAGGTCACGACCAACGAAGAGATTTCCTTTTTTGCCGTCTTGCCAAAGACTTGCGAGCCAATCTTTCTGGCGATTTCTCCGTCGCGCAAAGTCACTCCGATACCGACCCACTTTTTCAAGAAGGAACAAACCGGGCATCAATTGACCAGATATGAAATGTCACCCGGTTCCCGTTACGGGCTGATCATTCAGGAACAGGATGAGCGTGGCCATAACTGGCTGGGATTGCTGTGCGCGCAACAGGATGTCTTTAGCCAAAAAAATGCCCGATTGACCCTGTTGCGCACTCTGCACGACCGGCTGGAAGCAGGGGATACCGAAGGCGTGATCAACGACGTGAACAAGGACGCCATTGCCTACAGCTTTTCTGACATTTTGATCAAATAG
- a CDS encoding OmpA family protein — MAVDRARYSLHSIWFFGFLLTSPAHAQSTITLDSLGDDWSSESRSVAPKPTNSATDKLEGCLLDGAQCEDGTSRASSKISLEDVVNIGVIDHEEAAAIKSKSSKDTGQAATAALPSIDMEILFDYNASTIRADQYVKLAQLANTLSGERFKAFRFMFLGHTDAKGSREYNMALSSKRAQAVADFVRQSGGFQSNKMLVTGAGFSRLKDESDPYGAQNRRVQLVLIPNKD; from the coding sequence ATGGCAGTTGACCGCGCACGCTACTCGCTTCATTCCATCTGGTTTTTTGGATTTCTTCTGACATCTCCCGCGCATGCTCAATCGACGATAACCCTTGATTCCCTTGGAGATGACTGGTCGTCTGAAAGCCGCTCGGTTGCGCCAAAGCCAACAAATTCCGCTACCGACAAGTTGGAAGGCTGCCTGCTGGACGGGGCACAATGCGAAGACGGCACCTCTCGTGCATCAAGCAAGATCAGCCTGGAAGACGTGGTCAATATTGGCGTCATCGACCATGAGGAAGCAGCGGCGATCAAATCCAAATCCAGCAAAGACACTGGTCAAGCAGCAACAGCCGCCCTGCCCTCAATCGATATGGAAATCCTGTTCGACTATAACGCGTCGACCATCAGAGCCGACCAATATGTGAAGCTGGCTCAGTTGGCCAACACCTTGAGTGGCGAGCGGTTCAAAGCGTTCCGTTTCATGTTTTTGGGTCACACAGATGCCAAGGGCAGTCGCGAATATAATATGGCGCTCTCTTCTAAAAGAGCACAGGCGGTCGCAGATTTCGTGCGTCAATCCGGCGGGTTCCAATCAAACAAGATGCTGGTAACGGGTGCAGGTTTTTCGCGTCTGAAAGACGAGAGTGATCCATATGGCGCGCAAAATCGGCGGGTTCAACTGGTTCTCATCCCCAACAAGGACTGA
- a CDS encoding caspase family protein, producing MQFIIAFLVAWIIPSAIAANPISSVHGDEKKVALVISNASYRSVSTLANPHNDGDAIKDTLEQIGFEVSHVQDGSDSGIRKAVEAFEEASQHADIVLVYYAGHGVQFGGQNYIIPTNFDLKTSEENHAKLVNINQIIADIDKASPASAKLYILDACRNNPFSDIIEAHVGSPTKRGLARISVEEPTANGKVESDGYYKIVAFSTAANTVAEDGSGRHSPFTQSLLKYLPQPGLEVGAMLRQVAGDVVMKTKGNQKPEYMVQTSKSLFLTKSFITECDKLAADTGNFIGVESVSFGDIDAQKAIPACEEAIKLYPGSARLKNSLARAYEKSRQFKKALKYYQAAAEQGHRAAINALGVAYLAGCGMPKPDVKKGLTLIHKARELGHPESDATLTTHNVLPYISDRARTKLYKKLKALKLIKSRKQIESGLEKLQLDNDLDDNGLTLETIHFLDLDEIVPAGFKCS from the coding sequence ATGCAATTTATTATCGCCTTTTTGGTTGCTTGGATCATCCCTTCTGCGATTGCCGCAAACCCGATATCGTCGGTGCATGGCGATGAAAAGAAAGTTGCGCTCGTTATCAGCAACGCGTCCTATCGGTCCGTTTCGACGCTTGCCAATCCCCATAATGATGGGGATGCCATCAAGGATACGCTTGAGCAGATCGGATTTGAGGTTTCCCACGTCCAAGACGGGTCTGATAGTGGTATTCGCAAGGCGGTTGAGGCCTTTGAGGAGGCCTCACAGCACGCGGATATTGTGTTGGTTTATTATGCCGGTCACGGGGTTCAGTTCGGCGGTCAGAATTATATCATTCCAACCAACTTCGATTTGAAAACCAGCGAAGAGAACCATGCCAAGCTGGTTAATATCAATCAGATTATCGCTGACATCGATAAGGCGTCACCAGCCTCTGCAAAATTGTATATTTTGGATGCCTGCCGCAACAATCCCTTCTCCGACATCATCGAGGCCCATGTCGGCAGCCCGACCAAACGAGGCTTGGCAAGGATTAGCGTTGAAGAACCAACTGCGAATGGCAAGGTCGAGTCCGATGGCTATTACAAGATCGTTGCCTTCTCAACCGCAGCAAACACGGTCGCCGAAGATGGCAGCGGGCGTCATAGTCCTTTCACCCAGAGCCTTTTGAAATATCTTCCCCAGCCGGGTTTGGAGGTCGGAGCGATGCTGCGACAGGTGGCTGGTGACGTCGTTATGAAAACCAAGGGCAACCAGAAGCCCGAATATATGGTGCAAACCAGCAAATCCCTTTTCCTGACGAAATCCTTCATCACCGAGTGCGACAAACTCGCAGCAGATACTGGCAATTTCATTGGTGTTGAATCGGTGTCCTTCGGGGACATTGACGCCCAAAAGGCCATTCCGGCTTGCGAGGAGGCGATCAAGCTTTATCCCGGCAGCGCGCGACTGAAAAACAGTCTGGCCCGCGCCTACGAGAAATCACGCCAGTTCAAAAAGGCGCTTAAATACTATCAGGCAGCGGCGGAGCAGGGCCACCGGGCTGCGATCAATGCTTTGGGCGTTGCTTATCTGGCAGGCTGTGGCATGCCCAAACCGGATGTCAAAAAGGGACTGACCCTTATTCATAAGGCCCGCGAGCTCGGCCATCCGGAATCGGACGCAACCCTGACCACGCATAATGTGCTGCCCTACATTTCGGATCGGGCAAGGACCAAATTATACAAGAAGCTCAAAGCGTTGAAGCTGATCAAGTCGAGAAAACAGATCGAATCCGGTCTTGAAAAACTTCAACTGGACAATGACCTTGATGACAATGGTCTGACACTGGAAACCATCCATTTTCTTGATCTGGACGAGATTGTCCCGGCAGGCTTTAAATGCAGCTGA